A genomic stretch from Pomacea canaliculata isolate SZHN2017 linkage group LG2, ASM307304v1, whole genome shotgun sequence includes:
- the LOC112556911 gene encoding uncharacterized protein LOC112556911 has translation MAGVVVVTVVVAIVVVVKLRRKSDYKQDRASTRRGTKPDIPLEPPPTISHTAFDVVDNIYSKSRRGKSGDNCNEAGERNCEQPKIFTINNLVPPIPRDQQVFTPNEDYVDVASVKEPDYDDFVSSHVTGKLTK, from the exons ATGGCTGGTGTTGTAGTAGTTACTGTCGTTGTCGCaatcgtcgttgtcgtcaaaCTAAGAC GTAAAAGTGATTACAAACAAGATAGGGCTTCAACACGAAGAGGGACCAAGCCTGATATCCCATTGGAGCCACCACCCACCATATCACATACGGCCTTTGATGTTGTTGACAATATTTACAGCAAATCTCGACGTGGTAAAAGTGGAGACAACTGCAATGAAGCAG GTGAGAGGAACTGTGAACAACCTAAGATATTCACAATAAATAACCTCGTTCCTCCTATCCCAAGGGACCAACAAGTATTCACGCCCAATGAAGACTATGTAGATGTGGCATCTGTAAAAGAACCTGATTATGACGATTTTGTTTCTAGCCACGTTACAGGTAAGTTAACAAAGTAG